From a single Streptomyces sp. NBC_01264 genomic region:
- a CDS encoding IS5 family transposase gives MPSGAPVHERAFETDMTEAEWDEVRAAIPPPPWMEGRGGRPEEYCHRRMLDALRYLADNGGKWRSLPEPFPPPRKVFDFFRRWVRQGVFAMIHSLLVKEIRRREGRAEQPTAAIIDAQSLKAAETVGAASRGFDGGKQVNGRKRHIVVDTLGLVLLVAVTAADVNDRTAAMALFDRLRLLFSQVTKVWADHVYDGELVPWARRHLGLDLEIPVHPGRRKAQGFKVIPKRWIVERTLAWITRRRRCVRDYERRLDHHAAFVLLAVGIAMSRRLAGRADAPARRVSRAAW, from the coding sequence GTGCCGTCCGGGGCGCCGGTGCACGAGCGGGCCTTCGAGACGGATATGACCGAGGCCGAGTGGGACGAGGTGCGCGCGGCCATCCCGCCGCCGCCGTGGATGGAGGGGCGCGGGGGCCGGCCGGAGGAGTATTGCCACCGGCGAATGTTGGACGCGCTGCGCTATCTCGCGGACAACGGGGGAAAGTGGCGTTCGCTGCCCGAGCCGTTCCCGCCGCCGCGCAAGGTCTTCGACTTCTTCCGCCGCTGGGTACGCCAGGGCGTGTTCGCCATGATCCACTCCTTGCTGGTGAAGGAGATCCGCCGCCGCGAGGGCCGTGCCGAACAGCCGACGGCCGCGATCATCGACGCGCAGTCACTCAAGGCGGCCGAGACGGTGGGTGCCGCGAGCCGTGGGTTCGACGGCGGCAAGCAGGTCAACGGGCGCAAGCGGCACATCGTCGTCGACACCCTCGGCCTGGTCCTGCTGGTGGCCGTCACCGCCGCCGACGTGAACGACCGCACCGCGGCCATGGCCCTCTTCGACCGTCTGCGGCTGCTGTTCTCCCAGGTCACCAAGGTCTGGGCGGACCACGTCTACGACGGCGAACTCGTGCCCTGGGCCCGCCGGCACCTCGGTTTGGACTTGGAGATCCCTGTGCACCCCGGCCGCCGCAAGGCGCAGGGTTTCAAGGTCATCCCCAAGCGGTGGATCGTGGAACGCACGCTGGCGTGGATCACTCGGCGGCGTCGCTGCGTGCGCGACTACGAACGCCGCCTGGACCACCACGCCGCCTTCGTCCTGCTCGCGGTGGGCATCGCCATGAGCCGCCGACTGGCCGGCCGTGCCGACGCCCCTGCCCGGCGGGTCAGCCGGGCAGCCTGGTGA
- a CDS encoding IS5 family transposase — protein sequence MPPWMDGRGGRPEEYCHRSMLDALRYLTDNGGKWRSLPEPFPPPRKVFDFFRRWVRQGVFAQIHTVLVKEIRRRAGRSEQPAAAVIDAQSLKAAETVGSASRGFDGGKQVNGRKRHIVVDTLGLVLLVAVTAADVNDRTAAMALFARLALLFRQVTKVWADHGYDGELVPWTLRTLGIDLEIPEHPGRRKGHGFKVIAKRWIVERTLAWITRRRRCVRDYERRTDHHAAFVLLAVGINMSRRLAGPADAAARKVSRAAWCTSRHPASRSTPAPRGGNTHPVPAADAPDSTPSPAARPPAGPAPAPEPPARRPAPPDTPPRARPLPDPAPTRAPAHPPPAPSPPPWHLPPGPARTRPHRRLPPHP from the coding sequence GTGCCACCCTGGATGGACGGGCGCGGGGGCCGGCCCGAGGAGTACTGCCACCGCAGCATGCTGGACGCACTGCGCTATCTCACCGACAACGGAGGCAAGTGGCGTTCGCTGCCGGAGCCGTTCCCGCCGCCGCGCAAGGTCTTCGACTTCTTCCGCCGCTGGGTGCGCCAGGGCGTGTTCGCGCAGATCCACACCGTGCTGGTCAAGGAGATCCGCCGTCGTGCCGGACGCTCCGAGCAGCCGGCGGCCGCGGTCATCGACGCGCAGTCCCTCAAGGCAGCCGAGACGGTCGGCTCCGCGAGCCGGGGCTTCGACGGCGGTAAGCAGGTCAACGGCCGCAAGCGGCACATCGTCGTCGACACTCTCGGTCTGGTCCTGCTGGTGGCCGTCACCGCGGCCGATGTGAACGACCGGACCGCCGCGATGGCCCTCTTCGCCCGCCTGGCCCTGCTGTTCCGGCAGGTCACCAAGGTCTGGGCGGACCACGGCTACGACGGCGAACTCGTGCCCTGGACCCTGCGGACCCTCGGTATCGACCTGGAGATCCCCGAGCACCCCGGCCGCCGCAAGGGCCACGGTTTCAAGGTCATCGCGAAACGGTGGATCGTGGAACGCACGCTCGCGTGGATCACCCGGCGGCGCCGCTGCGTCCGTGACTACGAACGCCGCACCGACCACCACGCCGCGTTCGTCCTGCTCGCGGTGGGCATCAACATGAGCCGGCGCCTGGCCGGACCCGCCGACGCCGCGGCGCGGAAGGTCAGCCGGGCAGCCTGGTGCACTTCCCGTCACCCCGCTTCACGATCCACCCCCGCACCGCGAGGCGGGAACACACATCCCGTGCCCGCTGCTGACGCGCCGGACTCGACTCCCAGCCCAGCCGCTCGGCCACCTGCCGGGCCAGCACCGGCCCCTGAGCCTCCCGCACGACGGCCAGCGCCGCCCGATACACCTCCGAGAGCACGCCCTCTCCCAGACCCGGCTCCCACGAGGGCACCGGCACACCCGCCGCCGGCCCCTTCCCCGCCGCCTTGGCACCTCCCACCCGGACCGGCACGGACTCGACCGCATCGGCGGCTTCCTCCACATCCGTGA
- a CDS encoding STAS domain-containing protein, translated as MDIQHCRSAVVISATGELDEGAGEVFQRALDRVTMDERDLLVDLHAITAINVDGLLHLLELHRRAERMRLRVQVTGWQTQPQQCMATVAGIPGPRTSTGERYAMAGFRRLLEEKAQRARERSDFTNGWLPDV; from the coding sequence GTGGACATCCAGCACTGCCGCAGCGCGGTGGTGATCAGCGCCACCGGGGAACTCGACGAGGGCGCGGGAGAAGTCTTCCAGCGCGCTCTGGACCGCGTGACCATGGACGAACGCGATCTCCTGGTGGACCTGCACGCCATCACGGCCATAAACGTCGACGGCCTGCTCCACCTCCTGGAACTGCACCGGCGCGCGGAGCGCATGCGGCTACGGGTCCAGGTCACCGGCTGGCAGACCCAGCCCCAGCAGTGCATGGCCACCGTGGCCGGCATCCCCGGACCCAGAACAAGCACCGGCGAACGCTACGCCATGGCAGGCTTCCGCCGACTCCTCGAAGAAAAGGCACAGCGCGCACGGGAACGCTCCGACTTCACCAATGGCTGGCTGCCCGACGTCTAA
- a CDS encoding IS6 family transposase yields the protein MSSVVPSYANHRYPVEIISHCVWLYFRFPLSFREVEEMMLERGVIVSYETIRRWCRKFGQAYANALRRRRPRPGDKWHLDEVFVKIGGVHKYLWRAVDAHGNVLDILVQNRRDKAAARRFFRKLLKQTEQVPRVIVTDKLNSYGAAHREVMPSVEHRAHKGINNRAENSHQPTRQRERAMKGFRSPGGAQRLLSAFTGISPHFRPHRYLMTAGRYRFEMNVRFTIWNHITGVASLPATA from the coding sequence GTGTCGTCTGTTGTGCCGTCGTACGCGAATCACCGCTACCCGGTGGAGATCATTTCGCATTGTGTGTGGCTGTACTTCCGCTTCCCGCTTAGCTTCCGTGAGGTCGAGGAGATGATGCTCGAGCGCGGGGTGATCGTCTCCTACGAGACGATCCGCCGCTGGTGTCGGAAGTTCGGCCAGGCCTACGCGAACGCGTTGCGCCGGCGGCGTCCACGACCCGGTGACAAGTGGCACCTCGACGAGGTCTTCGTCAAGATCGGCGGGGTGCACAAGTACTTGTGGCGGGCCGTGGACGCCCACGGCAATGTCCTGGACATCCTGGTCCAGAACCGGCGGGATAAGGCTGCGGCCAGGCGTTTCTTCCGGAAACTCCTCAAGCAGACCGAGCAGGTACCCCGGGTCATCGTCACCGACAAGCTGAATTCCTACGGGGCCGCGCACCGTGAGGTAATGCCCTCGGTGGAGCACCGTGCACACAAGGGGATCAACAACCGGGCGGAGAACTCCCACCAGCCCACCCGGCAGCGCGAACGCGCGATGAAAGGATTCCGCAGCCCCGGCGGAGCGCAGCGGCTCCTGTCCGCGTTCACCGGAATCTCACCCCACTTCCGGCCCCACCGCTATCTGATGACCGCCGGCCGGTACCGCTTCGAGATGAACGTCCGCTTCACCATCTGGAACCACATCACCGGCGTCGCCAGCCTGCCCGCCACGGCCTGA
- a CDS encoding IS6 family transposase translates to MILGLSVWGGDPFVSSGVPSYANHRYPVEIISHCVWLYFRFPLSYREVEEMMLERGVVVSYETIRRWCLKFGQAYANSLRRRRPKPGDKWHLDEVFIKIRGEQKYLWRAVDADGNVLDILVQSRRDKAAATRFFRRLLTTTGQVPRVVVTDKLKSYGAAHREVMPSVEHRAHKGINNRAENSHQPIRQRERAMKGFRSPGGAQRFLSAFTGISPHFRPHRYLMSAGRYRFEMMIRVTIWNHITGAAGMPATA, encoded by the coding sequence ATGATCTTGGGGTTGTCCGTCTGGGGAGGGGATCCGTTCGTGTCATCTGGGGTGCCGTCGTACGCGAATCACCGCTACCCGGTGGAGATCATTTCGCACTGCGTGTGGCTGTACTTCCGCTTCCCCCTCAGCTACCGGGAGGTGGAGGAGATGATGCTCGAGCGGGGCGTGGTCGTCTCCTACGAGACGATCCGCCGGTGGTGCCTGAAGTTCGGGCAGGCGTATGCGAACAGCCTGCGCCGCAGGCGGCCGAAACCGGGCGACAAATGGCACCTGGACGAGGTCTTCATCAAGATCCGCGGGGAGCAGAAGTACCTGTGGCGGGCCGTGGACGCCGACGGCAACGTCCTGGACATCCTGGTCCAGAGCCGTCGTGACAAGGCTGCGGCCACGCGTTTCTTCCGCCGGCTCCTCACCACCACCGGGCAGGTGCCCCGGGTGGTCGTCACCGACAAGCTCAAGTCCTACGGCGCCGCGCACCGCGAGGTGATGCCCTCGGTCGAGCACCGTGCACACAAGGGGATCAACAACCGGGCGGAGAACTCCCACCAGCCCATCCGGCAGCGCGAACGCGCGATGAAAGGATTCCGCAGCCCCGGCGGAGCGCAGCGGTTCCTGTCCGCGTTCACCGGAATCTCACCCCACTTCCGGCCCCACCGCTATCTGATGAGCGCCGGCCGGTACCGCTTCGAAATGATGATCCGCGTCACGATCTGGAACCACATCACCGGAGCCGCCGGCATGCCCGCCACGGCCTGA
- a CDS encoding ATP-binding protein, with the protein MHFERFLGSQHGASLEDRGPHRAIAGRSRDCPSRGKLRAPVPHDRRPGCPPPAAAGPRRPLSPPQAARRLRLREEPHVSPEVVADLQSPSWVQQGRPLVLIGDSGTGKSHLLIGVGTAIAEAGLSVRYTTTSALVNGLAATRPRRTGRSS; encoded by the coding sequence ATGCACTTTGAGCGGTTTCTAGGCAGCCAGCATGGGGCGAGCCTCGAGGATCGGGGCCCACATCGGGCCATTGCGGGCAGGTCCAGAGACTGCCCGAGTCGCGGGAAGCTACGGGCCCCGGTCCCTCACGATCGCCGACCGGGATGTCCGCCGCCAGCAGCGGCTGGTCCGCGCCGCCCGCTTTCCCCGCCCCAAGCGGCTCGAAGACTTCGACTACGAGAAGAACCCCACGTCAGCCCCGAGGTCGTCGCCGATCTCCAGTCTCCGTCCTGGGTCCAGCAGGGCCGCCCGCTGGTCCTCATCGGGGACTCGGGCACCGGCAAGTCCCACCTGCTGATCGGGGTCGGCACCGCGATCGCCGAAGCCGGCCTGTCCGTCCGTTACACGACCACGTCCGCGCTGGTCAACGGGCTTGCAGCGACCAGGCCGAGGAGGACGGGAAGGAGTTCGTGA